One segment of Solanum stenotomum isolate F172 chromosome 1, ASM1918654v1, whole genome shotgun sequence DNA contains the following:
- the LOC125873981 gene encoding serine/threonine-protein phosphatase PP2A catalytic subunit, with protein MDSVGNLDEQIGLLMQCKPLSEQAVRGLCEKAKEILVQESNVQPVKSPVTICGDIHGQFHDLAELFRIGGKCPDTNYLFMGDYVDRGYYSVETVSLLVALKVRYPQRITILRGNHESRQITQVYGFYDECLRKYGNANVWKTFTDLFDYFPLTALVESEIFCLHGGLSPTIETLDDIRNFDRVQEVPHEGAMCDLLWSDPDDRCGWGISPRGAGYTFGQDISEQFNHTNNLNLIARAHQLVMEGFNWAHDQKVVTIFSAPNYCYRCGNMASILEVDDAKDRTFIQFEPAPRRGEPDVTRRTPDYFL; from the exons ATGGATTCGGTAGGAAATCTTGATGAACAAATTGGTCTGCTTATGCAGTGCAAACCCTTGTCCGAGCAGGCG GTAAGAGGACTGTGCGAGAAAGCGAAGGAGATTCTAGTGCAAGAGAGTAATGTGCAG CCTGTGAAAAGCCCTGTGACGATATGTGGTGATATTCATGGGCAGTTCCATGATCTTGCTGAGCTTTTTCGAATTGGTGGGAAG TGTCCCGacactaattatttattcatggGAGATTATGTGGATCGTGGATACTATTCTGTCGAAACAGTTTCG CTTTTGGTGGCTCTCAAAGTTCGCTATCCCCAACGAATTACAATCCTAAGGGGAAATCATGAGAGTCGTCAG ATTACTCAGGTTTATGGGTTTTATGATGAATGCCTTCGAAA ATATGGTAATGCCAATGTGTGGAAGACTTTCACAGATCTGTTTGACTACTTTCCTCTGACTGCTTTG GTTGAGTCAGAGATATTTTGCCTCCATGGTGGTTTGTCTCCGACTATCGAAACTCTTGATGATATACGCAATTTTGATCGGGTCCAAGAAGTTCCACATGAGGGGGCCATGTGTGATCTTCTATGGTCTGATCCTGATGATCGTTGTGGTTGGGGTATCTCCCCAAGGGGTGCTGGATATACATTTGGCCAG GATATTTCTGAGCAATTTAACCACACCAACAACTTGAATCTAATTGCTAGAGCACACCAGCTGGTTATGGAGGGATTCAATTGGGCCCAT GATCAAAAGGTGGTTACCATCTTTAGTGCACCTAATTATTGTTACCGCTGTGGTAATATGGCTTCCATCTTGGAAGTGGATGATGCCAAGGACCGTACATTCATTCAG TTTGAACCAGCTCCCAGGAGAGGGGAGCCAGATGTAACCCGAAGAACACCCGATTACTTCCTATGA